In Lycium ferocissimum isolate CSIRO_LF1 chromosome 11, AGI_CSIRO_Lferr_CH_V1, whole genome shotgun sequence, a single genomic region encodes these proteins:
- the LOC132036092 gene encoding peptide-N4-(N-acetyl-beta-glucosaminyl)asparagine amidase A, translating to MALSFFSFLFFFTCFSILQVPFFSTATLHKAALFRPKITTQLDFISKNDTPTTYFEVTKPIKLPKTKSCSYLVLKHDFASTYEKPPVQANYTPPSNCSSQKFSKIVLEWKAKSKGRQFDRIFGIWLGGVEILRSCTAEPRPNGIIWTVKKDITRYYSLLMTNQTLSVYIGNIVDSKYTGVYHVEFFFHFYPADKELILGNSGADLILPISRNLPLNDGLWFEIENSTDVQSKEFKIPQNAYRAVLEIYVSFHENDEFWYGNLPNDYITANNRTDIAGNGAFREVLVSLDGDVIGAIWPFTVIYTGGINPLLWRPISGIGSFDLPSYDIEITPLLGKILDGSSHNFSFSVTNALNVWYVDANLHLWLDKKSVKTEGKLLEYSSSPLSFSLASNFTGLDGSFATNAHRSISLTGWVKSSYGTVTTNSSQSLSYNNNIMMGNDANLQIVDQKVDFNDTVYAKTRSFPVQVLESFKKFRFHLYSDGVEIGDQSYASISNVTLIFNEKRLKRSKYGSSASSVHNLQKAQGYMFLKDQSIDSGLGSTQQTYKYDDDYSGCYFRNISSSNYTVLYDKVLNSCSKLST from the coding sequence AtggctctctctttcttctctttcctGTTCTTTTTCACTTGCTTCTCAATACTGCAAGTACCATTCTTTTCCACAGCAACACTCCACAAAGCAGCTCTCTTTAGACCAAAAATCACCACTCAGCTAGACTTTATATCCAAGAATGACACTCCCACGACCTATTTTGAAGTCACTAAGCCTATAAAGTTACCAAAAACCAAATCTTGCTCCTACTTAGTCCTCAAACATGACTTTGCTTCCACATATGAGAAACCACCAGTCCAAGCAAATTACACACCTCCTTCAAATTGCTCATCTCAAAAGTTTTCCAAGATTGTTCTTGAATGGAAAGCAAAGAGTAAAGGAAGGCAATTTGATCGAATTTTCGGGATTTGGCTGGGTGGGGTTGAGATTTTAAGGAGTTGCACGGCAGAGCCAAGGCCTAATGGGATTATTTGGACTGTCAAGAAGGACATTACTAGGTATTATTCTTTGCTCATGACCAATCAAACTCTTTCTGTTTATATTGGTAACATCGTTGATAGTAAATATACTGGGGTGTATCatgtggaattttttttccatttctatCCTGCTGATAAAGAACTGATTTTGGGTAATTCTGGGGCTGATTTAATCTtacccatttcaagaaatctGCCATTAAATGATGGTTTGTGGTTTGAGATTGAGAATTCTACAGATGTACAGTCAAAGGAGTTCAAAATCCCACAAAATGCATACAGGGCTGTACTGGAAATTTATGTTTCCTTCCATGAGAATGATGAATTTTGGTATGGAAATTTGCCTAATGATTATATTACCGCAAATAATCGGACAGACATCGCGGGGAATGGTGCTTTTAGGGAGGTTTTAGTAAGTTTGGATGGTGATGTAATTGGTGCAATTTGGCCTTTTACTGTGATATATACTGGAGGTATCAATCCCCTATTGTGGAGACCAATCAGTGGAATTGGCTCATTTGATCTTCCTTCATATGACATTGAAATTACACCGTTGTTAGGAAAGATTTTAGATGGAAGTTCTCATAATTTTTCATTCAGTGTCACAAATGCTTTGAATGTGTGGTATGTCGATGCAAATTTGCATCTTTGGTTGGATAAAAAGAGTGTAAAAACAGAGGGAAAGTTGTTGGAGTATAGTAGTTCGCCCCTTTCATTTTCTCTCGCGAGCAATTTTACTGGCCTTGATGGATCCTTTGCCACAAATGCTCATAGGTCGATCTCATTAACTGGATGGGTAAAATCATCTTATGGAACAGTGACTACAAATTCATCTCAAAGTTTAAGTTATAATAACAACATTATGATGGGAAATGACGCGAACTTGCAAATTGTTGATCAGAAAGTTGACTTTAATGACACGGTTTATGCAAAGACGCGGTCTTTTCCTGTTCAGGTTCTTGAATCCTTCAAGAAGTTTCGGTTTCACTTGTACTCAGATGGTGTTGAGATAGGAGATCAAAGCTATGCTTCTATCTCGAATGTGACTTTGATATTCAATGAAAAGAGGTTGAAGAGGTCGAAGTACGGATCCTCAGCCAGCTCGGTTCACAATCTACAGAAAGCGCAGGGATATATGTTTTTAAAGGACCAGTCGATAGACAGTGGACTTGGGAGCACACAACAAACGTATAAATATGACGACGATTATTCAGGCTGCTACTTCAGGAACATAAGCAGCTCAAATTACACAGTGCTTTATGACAAGGTGCTCAATAGTTGCAGCAAATTGAGCACTTAA